A genome region from Deinococcus reticulitermitis includes the following:
- a CDS encoding phenylacetic acid degradation protein, producing the protein MSQPPTSEVGTSRSYDTSPHDTQWPRWEVFKQDSEQRPHQAVGSVHAGDPQHALITARNVFVRRPAAVSLWAVRENDILTATPEEVLRAPEVLGTSGQAGTYHVGVKKSHKRSMTFVDLVGTVEASGPGDALRQAREGHPGALAWLVFPEAATVRTGGDPGTVESWFEPAKDKTYKQQQYYGTIGRHVGELKRAGKMPRQVNEAPHVGDQPAVRHHSEGPVK; encoded by the coding sequence ATGAGCCAGCCTCCCACTTCCGAAGTCGGGACCAGCCGGTCCTACGACACCTCCCCTCACGATACCCAGTGGCCGCGCTGGGAGGTCTTCAAGCAAGACAGCGAGCAGCGGCCCCATCAGGCGGTCGGCAGCGTGCACGCGGGTGATCCCCAGCATGCCCTGATCACGGCGCGCAACGTCTTCGTACGCCGGCCCGCCGCTGTGAGCCTCTGGGCGGTCCGCGAGAACGACATCCTGACCGCCACGCCTGAGGAGGTGCTCAGGGCGCCGGAGGTGCTCGGCACATCTGGTCAGGCCGGCACCTATCACGTCGGCGTGAAGAAGTCGCACAAACGCTCGATGACCTTTGTGGACCTTGTCGGGACCGTCGAGGCGAGCGGGCCCGGCGACGCGCTGCGCCAGGCCAGGGAGGGACACCCGGGGGCGCTCGCCTGGCTGGTCTTTCCCGAGGCGGCGACGGTCCGGACCGGGGGTGACCCCGGCACGGTGGAAAGCTGGTTCGAGCCCGCCAAGGACAAGACCTACAAGCAGCAGCAGTACTACGGCACCATCGGACGGCACGTCGGCGAGCTCAAGCGGGCGGGCAAGATGCCGCGCCAGGTGAATGAAGCGCCGCATGTGGGCGACCAGCCAGCGGTCCGGCACCACAGCGAAGGACCCGTGAAATGA